One Danio aesculapii chromosome 13, fDanAes4.1, whole genome shotgun sequence DNA window includes the following coding sequences:
- the pax2a gene encoding paired box protein Pax-2a isoform X2, translating into MDIHCKADPFSAMHRHGGVNQLGGVFVNGRPLPDVVRQRIVELAHQGVRPCDISRQLRVSHGCVSKILGRYYETGSIKPGVIGGSKPKVATPKVVEKIAEYKRQNPTMFAWEIRDRLLAEGVCDNDTVPSVSSINRIIRTKVQQPFHPSSDGTGTPLSTAGHTIVPSTASPPVSSASNDPVGSYSINGILGIPRSNGEKRKRDDDGSDGSGPNSDSQGSVESLRKHLRADAFTQQQLEALDRVFERPSYPDVFPTSEHIKPEQANEYSLPALNPGLDEVKPSLSTSVSSDLGSSVSQSYPVVTESHSSSMCVKQEPHEASLAPFTPSSLAVSGLAELLPLQPSVSVDASTPCYGAYAHHAPSYCQYASQPIIAGREMASTTLPGYPPHVPPTGQGSYPTSTLAGMVPGSDFSGNPYSHPQYTTYNEAWRFSNPALLMPHPGAPGLPLLPLPMTATSYHRSPVKLQDHGRGLHIVPV; encoded by the exons ATGGATATTCACTGCAAAGCAGACCCCTTCTCGGCGATGCACC GGCACGGCGGTGTGAACCAGCTAGGAGGGGTGTTTGTGAATGGCAGACCCCTACCTGACGTGGTCAGGCAAAGAATCGTGGAGCTCGCGCACCAAGGAGTCAGACCTTGTGACATTTCAAGACAACTACGGGTCAGCCATGGCTGTGTCAGCAAAATTCTCGGAAG ATATTATGAAACCGGCAGTATTAAACCTGGAGTAATTGGGGGGTCCAAACCAAAAGTGGCGACGCCCAAAGTTGTGGAAAAAATCGCAGAATACAAGCGGCAAAATCCAACAATGTTCGCCTGGGAGATCAGAGACCGACTCTTGGCCGAAGGCGTTTGTGACAACGACACAGTACCAAGTGTTTCATCTATAAACAG GATAATTCGAACCAAAGTTCAGCAACCTTTCCACCCATCCTCCGACGGCACAGGAACGCCTCTTTCCACAGCGGGACACACTATAG TGCCCAGCACAGCCTCCCCACCTGTGTCAAGCGCTTCCAATGACCCCGTGGGGTCCTACTCTATTAATGGCATCCTAGGAATCCCTCGCTCCAACGGCGAAAAGAGAAAACGTGATGATG ATGGTTCAGATGGCTCTGGCCCTAACAGTGATTCTCAGGGTAGTGTGGAGAGTTTACGGAAGCACCTGAGGGCCGATGCCTTCACTCAACAGCAGCTGGAGGCTCTGGATCGGGTGTTTGAGCGGCCGTCATACCCCGACGTCTTCCCCACGTCAGAACACATCAAGCCAGAGCAG GCTAATGAGTACTCGCTACCAGCACTGAACCCTGGACTGGACGAAGTCAAGCCCAGTCTGTCAACCAGCGTCAGCTCAGATTTGGGCTCCAGCGTGTCACAGAGCTACCCGGTAGTGACAG AGTCACATTCATCCTCCATGTGCGTTAAGCAGGAGCCGCATGAGGCTTCCCTGGCTCCTTTCACCCCTTCCTCACTGGCAGTGTCGGGCCTTGCGGAACTGTTGCCCCTCCAGCCCAGCGTGTCAGTAGACGCCTCCACCCCCTGCTACGGTGCCTATGCCCATCATGCGCCCAGCTACTGCCAGTATGCAAGCCAGCCTATTATAGCAG GTCGAGAGATGGCGAGCACGACCCTACCAGGATACCCACCTCACGTTCCCCCCACTGGGCAGGGCAGCTACCCCACCTCTACACTTGCTGGAATGGTGCCTG GAAGCGACTTTTCAGGAAATCCCTACTCTCACCCGCAGTACACAACTTACAATGAAGCTTGGCGGTTCAGCAACCCCGCGTTATTAA TGCCGCATCCCGGGGCTCCGGGCCTCCCACTGCTGCCACTGCCTATGACCGCCACTAGTTACCATCGCAGCCCAGTCAAACTGCAGGACCACGGCCGCGGCCTCCATATCGTACCCGTCTGA
- the pax2a gene encoding paired box protein Pax-2a isoform X4 produces MDIHCKADPFSAMHRHGGVNQLGGVFVNGRPLPDVVRQRIVELAHQGVRPCDISRQLRVSHGCVSKILGRYYETGSIKPGVIGGSKPKVATPKVVEKIAEYKRQNPTMFAWEIRDRLLAEGVCDNDTVPSVSSINRIIRTKVQQPFHPSSDGTGTPLSTAGHTIVPSTASPPVSSASNDPVGSYSINGILGIPRSNGEKRKRDDDGSDGSGPNSDSQGSVESLRKHLRADAFTQQQLEALDRVFERPSYPDVFPTSEHIKPEQANEYSLPALNPGLDEVKPSLSTSVSSDLGSSVSQSYPVVTESHSSSMCVKQEPHEASLAPFTPSSLAVSGLAELLPLQPSVSVDASTPCYGAYAHHAPSYCQYASQPIIAGREMASTTLPGYPPHVPPTGQGSYPTSTLAGMVPGSDFSGNPYSHPQYTTYNEAWRFSNPALLSSPYYYSAASRGSGPPTAATAYDRH; encoded by the exons ATGGATATTCACTGCAAAGCAGACCCCTTCTCGGCGATGCACC GGCACGGCGGTGTGAACCAGCTAGGAGGGGTGTTTGTGAATGGCAGACCCCTACCTGACGTGGTCAGGCAAAGAATCGTGGAGCTCGCGCACCAAGGAGTCAGACCTTGTGACATTTCAAGACAACTACGGGTCAGCCATGGCTGTGTCAGCAAAATTCTCGGAAG ATATTATGAAACCGGCAGTATTAAACCTGGAGTAATTGGGGGGTCCAAACCAAAAGTGGCGACGCCCAAAGTTGTGGAAAAAATCGCAGAATACAAGCGGCAAAATCCAACAATGTTCGCCTGGGAGATCAGAGACCGACTCTTGGCCGAAGGCGTTTGTGACAACGACACAGTACCAAGTGTTTCATCTATAAACAG GATAATTCGAACCAAAGTTCAGCAACCTTTCCACCCATCCTCCGACGGCACAGGAACGCCTCTTTCCACAGCGGGACACACTATAG TGCCCAGCACAGCCTCCCCACCTGTGTCAAGCGCTTCCAATGACCCCGTGGGGTCCTACTCTATTAATGGCATCCTAGGAATCCCTCGCTCCAACGGCGAAAAGAGAAAACGTGATGATG ATGGTTCAGATGGCTCTGGCCCTAACAGTGATTCTCAGGGTAGTGTGGAGAGTTTACGGAAGCACCTGAGGGCCGATGCCTTCACTCAACAGCAGCTGGAGGCTCTGGATCGGGTGTTTGAGCGGCCGTCATACCCCGACGTCTTCCCCACGTCAGAACACATCAAGCCAGAGCAG GCTAATGAGTACTCGCTACCAGCACTGAACCCTGGACTGGACGAAGTCAAGCCCAGTCTGTCAACCAGCGTCAGCTCAGATTTGGGCTCCAGCGTGTCACAGAGCTACCCGGTAGTGACAG AGTCACATTCATCCTCCATGTGCGTTAAGCAGGAGCCGCATGAGGCTTCCCTGGCTCCTTTCACCCCTTCCTCACTGGCAGTGTCGGGCCTTGCGGAACTGTTGCCCCTCCAGCCCAGCGTGTCAGTAGACGCCTCCACCCCCTGCTACGGTGCCTATGCCCATCATGCGCCCAGCTACTGCCAGTATGCAAGCCAGCCTATTATAGCAG GTCGAGAGATGGCGAGCACGACCCTACCAGGATACCCACCTCACGTTCCCCCCACTGGGCAGGGCAGCTACCCCACCTCTACACTTGCTGGAATGGTGCCTG GAAGCGACTTTTCAGGAAATCCCTACTCTCACCCGCAGTACACAACTTACAATGAAGCTTGGCGGTTCAGCAACCCCGCGTTATTAA GTTCCCCTTATTATTATAGTGCCGCATCCCGGGGCTCCGGGCCTCCCACTGCTGCCACTGCCTATGACCGCCACTAG
- the pax2a gene encoding paired box protein Pax-2a isoform X3, translating to MDIHCKADPFSAMHRHGGVNQLGGVFVNGRPLPDVVRQRIVELAHQGVRPCDISRQLRVSHGCVSKILGRYYETGSIKPGVIGGSKPKVATPKVVEKIAEYKRQNPTMFAWEIRDRLLAEGVCDNDTVPSVSSINRIIRTKVQQPFHPSSDGTGTPLSTAGHTIVPSTASPPVSSASNDPVGSYSINGILGIPRSNGEKRKRDDVLWSGNHLDGRKIGYYGSDGSGPNSDSQGSVESLRKHLRADAFTQQQLEALDRVFERPSYPDVFPTSEHIKPEQANEYSLPALNPGLDEVKPSLSTSVSSDLGSSVSQSYPVVTESHSSSMCVKQEPHEASLAPFTPSSLAVSGLAELLPLQPSVSVDASTPCYGAYAHHAPSYCQYASQPIIAGREMASTTLPGYPPHVPPTGQGSYPTSTLAGMVPGSDFSGNPYSHPQYTTYNEAWRFSNPALLSSPYYYSAASRGSGPPTAATAYDRH from the exons ATGGATATTCACTGCAAAGCAGACCCCTTCTCGGCGATGCACC GGCACGGCGGTGTGAACCAGCTAGGAGGGGTGTTTGTGAATGGCAGACCCCTACCTGACGTGGTCAGGCAAAGAATCGTGGAGCTCGCGCACCAAGGAGTCAGACCTTGTGACATTTCAAGACAACTACGGGTCAGCCATGGCTGTGTCAGCAAAATTCTCGGAAG ATATTATGAAACCGGCAGTATTAAACCTGGAGTAATTGGGGGGTCCAAACCAAAAGTGGCGACGCCCAAAGTTGTGGAAAAAATCGCAGAATACAAGCGGCAAAATCCAACAATGTTCGCCTGGGAGATCAGAGACCGACTCTTGGCCGAAGGCGTTTGTGACAACGACACAGTACCAAGTGTTTCATCTATAAACAG GATAATTCGAACCAAAGTTCAGCAACCTTTCCACCCATCCTCCGACGGCACAGGAACGCCTCTTTCCACAGCGGGACACACTATAG TGCCCAGCACAGCCTCCCCACCTGTGTCAAGCGCTTCCAATGACCCCGTGGGGTCCTACTCTATTAATGGCATCCTAGGAATCCCTCGCTCCAACGGCGAAAAGAGAAAACGTGATGATG TTCTCTGGAGTGGCAACCACTTGGATGGGAGGAAAATAGGATATT ATGGTTCAGATGGCTCTGGCCCTAACAGTGATTCTCAGGGTAGTGTGGAGAGTTTACGGAAGCACCTGAGGGCCGATGCCTTCACTCAACAGCAGCTGGAGGCTCTGGATCGGGTGTTTGAGCGGCCGTCATACCCCGACGTCTTCCCCACGTCAGAACACATCAAGCCAGAGCAG GCTAATGAGTACTCGCTACCAGCACTGAACCCTGGACTGGACGAAGTCAAGCCCAGTCTGTCAACCAGCGTCAGCTCAGATTTGGGCTCCAGCGTGTCACAGAGCTACCCGGTAGTGACAG AGTCACATTCATCCTCCATGTGCGTTAAGCAGGAGCCGCATGAGGCTTCCCTGGCTCCTTTCACCCCTTCCTCACTGGCAGTGTCGGGCCTTGCGGAACTGTTGCCCCTCCAGCCCAGCGTGTCAGTAGACGCCTCCACCCCCTGCTACGGTGCCTATGCCCATCATGCGCCCAGCTACTGCCAGTATGCAAGCCAGCCTATTATAGCAG GTCGAGAGATGGCGAGCACGACCCTACCAGGATACCCACCTCACGTTCCCCCCACTGGGCAGGGCAGCTACCCCACCTCTACACTTGCTGGAATGGTGCCTG GAAGCGACTTTTCAGGAAATCCCTACTCTCACCCGCAGTACACAACTTACAATGAAGCTTGGCGGTTCAGCAACCCCGCGTTATTAA GTTCCCCTTATTATTATAGTGCCGCATCCCGGGGCTCCGGGCCTCCCACTGCTGCCACTGCCTATGACCGCCACTAG
- the pax2a gene encoding paired box protein Pax-2a isoform X7, producing MDIHCKADPFSAMHRHGGVNQLGGVFVNGRPLPDVVRQRIVELAHQGVRPCDISRQLRVSHGCVSKILGRYYETGSIKPGVIGGSKPKVATPKVVEKIAEYKRQNPTMFAWEIRDRLLAEGVCDNDTVPSVSSINRIIRTKVQQPFHPSSDGTGTPLSTAGHTIVPSTASPPVSSASNDPVGSYSINGILGIPRSNGEKRKRDDDGSDGSGPNSDSQGSVESLRKHLRADAFTQQQLEALDRVFERPSYPDVFPTSEHIKPEQANEYSLPALNPGLDEVKPSLSTSVSSDLGSSVSQSYPVVTGREMASTTLPGYPPHVPPTGQGSYPTSTLAGMVPGSDFSGNPYSHPQYTTYNEAWRFSNPALLMPHPGAPGLPLLPLPMTATSYHRSPVKLQDHGRGLHIVPV from the exons ATGGATATTCACTGCAAAGCAGACCCCTTCTCGGCGATGCACC GGCACGGCGGTGTGAACCAGCTAGGAGGGGTGTTTGTGAATGGCAGACCCCTACCTGACGTGGTCAGGCAAAGAATCGTGGAGCTCGCGCACCAAGGAGTCAGACCTTGTGACATTTCAAGACAACTACGGGTCAGCCATGGCTGTGTCAGCAAAATTCTCGGAAG ATATTATGAAACCGGCAGTATTAAACCTGGAGTAATTGGGGGGTCCAAACCAAAAGTGGCGACGCCCAAAGTTGTGGAAAAAATCGCAGAATACAAGCGGCAAAATCCAACAATGTTCGCCTGGGAGATCAGAGACCGACTCTTGGCCGAAGGCGTTTGTGACAACGACACAGTACCAAGTGTTTCATCTATAAACAG GATAATTCGAACCAAAGTTCAGCAACCTTTCCACCCATCCTCCGACGGCACAGGAACGCCTCTTTCCACAGCGGGACACACTATAG TGCCCAGCACAGCCTCCCCACCTGTGTCAAGCGCTTCCAATGACCCCGTGGGGTCCTACTCTATTAATGGCATCCTAGGAATCCCTCGCTCCAACGGCGAAAAGAGAAAACGTGATGATG ATGGTTCAGATGGCTCTGGCCCTAACAGTGATTCTCAGGGTAGTGTGGAGAGTTTACGGAAGCACCTGAGGGCCGATGCCTTCACTCAACAGCAGCTGGAGGCTCTGGATCGGGTGTTTGAGCGGCCGTCATACCCCGACGTCTTCCCCACGTCAGAACACATCAAGCCAGAGCAG GCTAATGAGTACTCGCTACCAGCACTGAACCCTGGACTGGACGAAGTCAAGCCCAGTCTGTCAACCAGCGTCAGCTCAGATTTGGGCTCCAGCGTGTCACAGAGCTACCCGGTAGTGACAG GTCGAGAGATGGCGAGCACGACCCTACCAGGATACCCACCTCACGTTCCCCCCACTGGGCAGGGCAGCTACCCCACCTCTACACTTGCTGGAATGGTGCCTG GAAGCGACTTTTCAGGAAATCCCTACTCTCACCCGCAGTACACAACTTACAATGAAGCTTGGCGGTTCAGCAACCCCGCGTTATTAA TGCCGCATCCCGGGGCTCCGGGCCTCCCACTGCTGCCACTGCCTATGACCGCCACTAGTTACCATCGCAGCCCAGTCAAACTGCAGGACCACGGCCGCGGCCTCCATATCGTACCCGTCTGA
- the pax2a gene encoding paired box protein Pax-2a isoform X5: MDIHCKADPFSAMHRHGGVNQLGGVFVNGRPLPDVVRQRIVELAHQGVRPCDISRQLRVSHGCVSKILGRYYETGSIKPGVIGGSKPKVATPKVVEKIAEYKRQNPTMFAWEIRDRLLAEGVCDNDTVPSVSSINRIIRTKVQQPFHPSSDGTGTPLSTAGHTIVPSTASPPVSSASNDPVGSYSINGILGIPRSNGEKRKRDDVLWSGNHLDGRKIGYYGSDGSGPNSDSQGSVESLRKHLRADAFTQQQLEALDRVFERPSYPDVFPTSEHIKPEQANEYSLPALNPGLDEVKPSLSTSVSSDLGSSVSQSYPVVTGREMASTTLPGYPPHVPPTGQGSYPTSTLAGMVPGSDFSGNPYSHPQYTTYNEAWRFSNPALLMPHPGAPGLPLLPLPMTATSYHRSPVKLQDHGRGLHIVPV; this comes from the exons ATGGATATTCACTGCAAAGCAGACCCCTTCTCGGCGATGCACC GGCACGGCGGTGTGAACCAGCTAGGAGGGGTGTTTGTGAATGGCAGACCCCTACCTGACGTGGTCAGGCAAAGAATCGTGGAGCTCGCGCACCAAGGAGTCAGACCTTGTGACATTTCAAGACAACTACGGGTCAGCCATGGCTGTGTCAGCAAAATTCTCGGAAG ATATTATGAAACCGGCAGTATTAAACCTGGAGTAATTGGGGGGTCCAAACCAAAAGTGGCGACGCCCAAAGTTGTGGAAAAAATCGCAGAATACAAGCGGCAAAATCCAACAATGTTCGCCTGGGAGATCAGAGACCGACTCTTGGCCGAAGGCGTTTGTGACAACGACACAGTACCAAGTGTTTCATCTATAAACAG GATAATTCGAACCAAAGTTCAGCAACCTTTCCACCCATCCTCCGACGGCACAGGAACGCCTCTTTCCACAGCGGGACACACTATAG TGCCCAGCACAGCCTCCCCACCTGTGTCAAGCGCTTCCAATGACCCCGTGGGGTCCTACTCTATTAATGGCATCCTAGGAATCCCTCGCTCCAACGGCGAAAAGAGAAAACGTGATGATG TTCTCTGGAGTGGCAACCACTTGGATGGGAGGAAAATAGGATATT ATGGTTCAGATGGCTCTGGCCCTAACAGTGATTCTCAGGGTAGTGTGGAGAGTTTACGGAAGCACCTGAGGGCCGATGCCTTCACTCAACAGCAGCTGGAGGCTCTGGATCGGGTGTTTGAGCGGCCGTCATACCCCGACGTCTTCCCCACGTCAGAACACATCAAGCCAGAGCAG GCTAATGAGTACTCGCTACCAGCACTGAACCCTGGACTGGACGAAGTCAAGCCCAGTCTGTCAACCAGCGTCAGCTCAGATTTGGGCTCCAGCGTGTCACAGAGCTACCCGGTAGTGACAG GTCGAGAGATGGCGAGCACGACCCTACCAGGATACCCACCTCACGTTCCCCCCACTGGGCAGGGCAGCTACCCCACCTCTACACTTGCTGGAATGGTGCCTG GAAGCGACTTTTCAGGAAATCCCTACTCTCACCCGCAGTACACAACTTACAATGAAGCTTGGCGGTTCAGCAACCCCGCGTTATTAA TGCCGCATCCCGGGGCTCCGGGCCTCCCACTGCTGCCACTGCCTATGACCGCCACTAGTTACCATCGCAGCCCAGTCAAACTGCAGGACCACGGCCGCGGCCTCCATATCGTACCCGTCTGA
- the pax2a gene encoding paired box protein Pax-2a isoform X1 — protein sequence MDIHCKADPFSAMHRHGGVNQLGGVFVNGRPLPDVVRQRIVELAHQGVRPCDISRQLRVSHGCVSKILGRYYETGSIKPGVIGGSKPKVATPKVVEKIAEYKRQNPTMFAWEIRDRLLAEGVCDNDTVPSVSSINRIIRTKVQQPFHPSSDGTGTPLSTAGHTIVPSTASPPVSSASNDPVGSYSINGILGIPRSNGEKRKRDDVLWSGNHLDGRKIGYYGSDGSGPNSDSQGSVESLRKHLRADAFTQQQLEALDRVFERPSYPDVFPTSEHIKPEQANEYSLPALNPGLDEVKPSLSTSVSSDLGSSVSQSYPVVTESHSSSMCVKQEPHEASLAPFTPSSLAVSGLAELLPLQPSVSVDASTPCYGAYAHHAPSYCQYASQPIIAGREMASTTLPGYPPHVPPTGQGSYPTSTLAGMVPGSDFSGNPYSHPQYTTYNEAWRFSNPALLMPHPGAPGLPLLPLPMTATSYHRSPVKLQDHGRGLHIVPV from the exons ATGGATATTCACTGCAAAGCAGACCCCTTCTCGGCGATGCACC GGCACGGCGGTGTGAACCAGCTAGGAGGGGTGTTTGTGAATGGCAGACCCCTACCTGACGTGGTCAGGCAAAGAATCGTGGAGCTCGCGCACCAAGGAGTCAGACCTTGTGACATTTCAAGACAACTACGGGTCAGCCATGGCTGTGTCAGCAAAATTCTCGGAAG ATATTATGAAACCGGCAGTATTAAACCTGGAGTAATTGGGGGGTCCAAACCAAAAGTGGCGACGCCCAAAGTTGTGGAAAAAATCGCAGAATACAAGCGGCAAAATCCAACAATGTTCGCCTGGGAGATCAGAGACCGACTCTTGGCCGAAGGCGTTTGTGACAACGACACAGTACCAAGTGTTTCATCTATAAACAG GATAATTCGAACCAAAGTTCAGCAACCTTTCCACCCATCCTCCGACGGCACAGGAACGCCTCTTTCCACAGCGGGACACACTATAG TGCCCAGCACAGCCTCCCCACCTGTGTCAAGCGCTTCCAATGACCCCGTGGGGTCCTACTCTATTAATGGCATCCTAGGAATCCCTCGCTCCAACGGCGAAAAGAGAAAACGTGATGATG TTCTCTGGAGTGGCAACCACTTGGATGGGAGGAAAATAGGATATT ATGGTTCAGATGGCTCTGGCCCTAACAGTGATTCTCAGGGTAGTGTGGAGAGTTTACGGAAGCACCTGAGGGCCGATGCCTTCACTCAACAGCAGCTGGAGGCTCTGGATCGGGTGTTTGAGCGGCCGTCATACCCCGACGTCTTCCCCACGTCAGAACACATCAAGCCAGAGCAG GCTAATGAGTACTCGCTACCAGCACTGAACCCTGGACTGGACGAAGTCAAGCCCAGTCTGTCAACCAGCGTCAGCTCAGATTTGGGCTCCAGCGTGTCACAGAGCTACCCGGTAGTGACAG AGTCACATTCATCCTCCATGTGCGTTAAGCAGGAGCCGCATGAGGCTTCCCTGGCTCCTTTCACCCCTTCCTCACTGGCAGTGTCGGGCCTTGCGGAACTGTTGCCCCTCCAGCCCAGCGTGTCAGTAGACGCCTCCACCCCCTGCTACGGTGCCTATGCCCATCATGCGCCCAGCTACTGCCAGTATGCAAGCCAGCCTATTATAGCAG GTCGAGAGATGGCGAGCACGACCCTACCAGGATACCCACCTCACGTTCCCCCCACTGGGCAGGGCAGCTACCCCACCTCTACACTTGCTGGAATGGTGCCTG GAAGCGACTTTTCAGGAAATCCCTACTCTCACCCGCAGTACACAACTTACAATGAAGCTTGGCGGTTCAGCAACCCCGCGTTATTAA TGCCGCATCCCGGGGCTCCGGGCCTCCCACTGCTGCCACTGCCTATGACCGCCACTAGTTACCATCGCAGCCCAGTCAAACTGCAGGACCACGGCCGCGGCCTCCATATCGTACCCGTCTGA
- the pax2a gene encoding paired box protein Pax-2a isoform X6, with product MDIHCKADPFSAMHRHGGVNQLGGVFVNGRPLPDVVRQRIVELAHQGVRPCDISRQLRVSHGCVSKILGRYYETGSIKPGVIGGSKPKVATPKVVEKIAEYKRQNPTMFAWEIRDRLLAEGVCDNDTVPSVSSINRIIRTKVQQPFHPSSDGTGTPLSTAGHTIVPSTASPPVSSASNDPVGSYSINGILGIPRSNGEKRKRDDVLWSGNHLDGRKIGYYGSDGSGPNSDSQGSVESLRKHLRADAFTQQQLEALDRVFERPSYPDVFPTSEHIKPEQANEYSLPALNPGLDEVKPSLSTSVSSDLGSSVSQSYPVVTGREMASTTLPGYPPHVPPTGQGSYPTSTLAGMVPGSDFSGNPYSHPQYTTYNEAWRFSNPALLSSPYYYSAASRGSGPPTAATAYDRH from the exons ATGGATATTCACTGCAAAGCAGACCCCTTCTCGGCGATGCACC GGCACGGCGGTGTGAACCAGCTAGGAGGGGTGTTTGTGAATGGCAGACCCCTACCTGACGTGGTCAGGCAAAGAATCGTGGAGCTCGCGCACCAAGGAGTCAGACCTTGTGACATTTCAAGACAACTACGGGTCAGCCATGGCTGTGTCAGCAAAATTCTCGGAAG ATATTATGAAACCGGCAGTATTAAACCTGGAGTAATTGGGGGGTCCAAACCAAAAGTGGCGACGCCCAAAGTTGTGGAAAAAATCGCAGAATACAAGCGGCAAAATCCAACAATGTTCGCCTGGGAGATCAGAGACCGACTCTTGGCCGAAGGCGTTTGTGACAACGACACAGTACCAAGTGTTTCATCTATAAACAG GATAATTCGAACCAAAGTTCAGCAACCTTTCCACCCATCCTCCGACGGCACAGGAACGCCTCTTTCCACAGCGGGACACACTATAG TGCCCAGCACAGCCTCCCCACCTGTGTCAAGCGCTTCCAATGACCCCGTGGGGTCCTACTCTATTAATGGCATCCTAGGAATCCCTCGCTCCAACGGCGAAAAGAGAAAACGTGATGATG TTCTCTGGAGTGGCAACCACTTGGATGGGAGGAAAATAGGATATT ATGGTTCAGATGGCTCTGGCCCTAACAGTGATTCTCAGGGTAGTGTGGAGAGTTTACGGAAGCACCTGAGGGCCGATGCCTTCACTCAACAGCAGCTGGAGGCTCTGGATCGGGTGTTTGAGCGGCCGTCATACCCCGACGTCTTCCCCACGTCAGAACACATCAAGCCAGAGCAG GCTAATGAGTACTCGCTACCAGCACTGAACCCTGGACTGGACGAAGTCAAGCCCAGTCTGTCAACCAGCGTCAGCTCAGATTTGGGCTCCAGCGTGTCACAGAGCTACCCGGTAGTGACAG GTCGAGAGATGGCGAGCACGACCCTACCAGGATACCCACCTCACGTTCCCCCCACTGGGCAGGGCAGCTACCCCACCTCTACACTTGCTGGAATGGTGCCTG GAAGCGACTTTTCAGGAAATCCCTACTCTCACCCGCAGTACACAACTTACAATGAAGCTTGGCGGTTCAGCAACCCCGCGTTATTAA GTTCCCCTTATTATTATAGTGCCGCATCCCGGGGCTCCGGGCCTCCCACTGCTGCCACTGCCTATGACCGCCACTAG
- the pax2a gene encoding paired box protein Pax-2a isoform X8, with the protein MDIHCKADPFSAMHRHGGVNQLGGVFVNGRPLPDVVRQRIVELAHQGVRPCDISRQLRVSHGCVSKILGRYYETGSIKPGVIGGSKPKVATPKVVEKIAEYKRQNPTMFAWEIRDRLLAEGVCDNDTVPSVSSINRIIRTKVQQPFHPSSDGTGTPLSTAGHTIVPSTASPPVSSASNDPVGSYSINGILGIPRSNGEKRKRDDDGSDGSGPNSDSQGSVESLRKHLRADAFTQQQLEALDRVFERPSYPDVFPTSEHIKPEQANEYSLPALNPGLDEVKPSLSTSVSSDLGSSVSQSYPVVTGREMASTTLPGYPPHVPPTGQGSYPTSTLAGMVPGSDFSGNPYSHPQYTTYNEAWRFSNPALLSSPYYYSAASRGSGPPTAATAYDRH; encoded by the exons ATGGATATTCACTGCAAAGCAGACCCCTTCTCGGCGATGCACC GGCACGGCGGTGTGAACCAGCTAGGAGGGGTGTTTGTGAATGGCAGACCCCTACCTGACGTGGTCAGGCAAAGAATCGTGGAGCTCGCGCACCAAGGAGTCAGACCTTGTGACATTTCAAGACAACTACGGGTCAGCCATGGCTGTGTCAGCAAAATTCTCGGAAG ATATTATGAAACCGGCAGTATTAAACCTGGAGTAATTGGGGGGTCCAAACCAAAAGTGGCGACGCCCAAAGTTGTGGAAAAAATCGCAGAATACAAGCGGCAAAATCCAACAATGTTCGCCTGGGAGATCAGAGACCGACTCTTGGCCGAAGGCGTTTGTGACAACGACACAGTACCAAGTGTTTCATCTATAAACAG GATAATTCGAACCAAAGTTCAGCAACCTTTCCACCCATCCTCCGACGGCACAGGAACGCCTCTTTCCACAGCGGGACACACTATAG TGCCCAGCACAGCCTCCCCACCTGTGTCAAGCGCTTCCAATGACCCCGTGGGGTCCTACTCTATTAATGGCATCCTAGGAATCCCTCGCTCCAACGGCGAAAAGAGAAAACGTGATGATG ATGGTTCAGATGGCTCTGGCCCTAACAGTGATTCTCAGGGTAGTGTGGAGAGTTTACGGAAGCACCTGAGGGCCGATGCCTTCACTCAACAGCAGCTGGAGGCTCTGGATCGGGTGTTTGAGCGGCCGTCATACCCCGACGTCTTCCCCACGTCAGAACACATCAAGCCAGAGCAG GCTAATGAGTACTCGCTACCAGCACTGAACCCTGGACTGGACGAAGTCAAGCCCAGTCTGTCAACCAGCGTCAGCTCAGATTTGGGCTCCAGCGTGTCACAGAGCTACCCGGTAGTGACAG GTCGAGAGATGGCGAGCACGACCCTACCAGGATACCCACCTCACGTTCCCCCCACTGGGCAGGGCAGCTACCCCACCTCTACACTTGCTGGAATGGTGCCTG GAAGCGACTTTTCAGGAAATCCCTACTCTCACCCGCAGTACACAACTTACAATGAAGCTTGGCGGTTCAGCAACCCCGCGTTATTAA GTTCCCCTTATTATTATAGTGCCGCATCCCGGGGCTCCGGGCCTCCCACTGCTGCCACTGCCTATGACCGCCACTAG